A single genomic interval of Sphingobacteriales bacterium harbors:
- a CDS encoding insulinase family protein: protein MKKLLSVLTISFFIALFYPTKSNAQTKTATDGEFTYEYVENDPLNARVYTLKNGLKVYLSVNKDEPRIYGTISTRAGSKDDPRDATGLAHYLEHMLFKGTDKIGTTNWEAEKKLLDKIEELYEKHRLETNPEVKKAIYKQIDSISFIASGYAAPNEYDKMVSSLGAKGTNAFTSSDQTTYLNDIPANELEKWLELEAERFRMCVLRLFHTELEAVYEEFNMSQDRDGSKVYETMLQALFPTHPYHISTIGLGEHLKNPSMTRIYEFFNNFYVANNMAVVLAGDLDPSTTIRLVNKYFGNMRAGDVKRPTHAPEKNLEAPIVKEVNGTEAEYVQIAYRFDGAGSDDALKLRLVDAIVQNGKCGIMDLNLLQKQQILDGGCYYMAMNDYSTLVFTGTPREGQTLEAVKDLLLEQVEQLKQGKFENWLIDASLRNFKLREIKRMESNSGRVFTMLGSFIQDRPYQDIALEIEKLSKITKSDIVNLANQKLGNNYVVIYKRQGEDKNVMKVEKPPITQVKLDRSKQTEFLTNLISKKSDRLKPVFLDYKKDIKKLRLKNKIELNYVRNEINPTFNLYYILDMGDDNDKKLALAVEYLQYLGTKKYTPEQLKQEFYKLGLSFGVSTSEDQVYVSLSGLEESLQEGIKLFEHILANVKPDQEALNNMIDGILKQREDAKKDKNSIFSALYSYGEYGPKSPQTNILSASELKNITPQELIDQIKKLTSYKHYIFYYGQNTPEKVSKLLDKYHKVPKTLKAYPKPIVFKQQPTTATKVYFVNYDMVQAQILMLSQSQPKFNKNSAVYARLFNNYFGSGLSSIVFQEIREVRALAYSASSSFGSPGKKDEAHYVNAFMAVQADKMKSAITAMDSLLNNMPQAETQFETAKAAVQKQIETERIAKTNKFFNYLNAKKLGLDYDLRKDTYAKAQTITMADMVNFFNSHIKGKKFTYVVMGNKNKLDMDYLKSLGEFKEITLEELFGY, encoded by the coding sequence ATGAAAAAATTATTATCGGTGTTAACAATTAGCTTTTTTATTGCCTTGTTTTACCCAACAAAATCAAACGCACAAACTAAAACGGCAACTGACGGAGAATTTACCTACGAGTACGTAGAAAACGACCCCTTGAATGCACGTGTTTATACTTTAAAAAATGGGTTAAAAGTTTATTTGTCAGTAAATAAAGACGAACCCCGTATTTATGGCACAATCTCGACCCGCGCAGGCAGCAAAGACGACCCTCGCGATGCCACCGGCCTTGCCCACTACCTTGAGCACATGCTTTTTAAAGGCACAGACAAGATAGGAACGACAAACTGGGAGGCAGAAAAAAAATTACTCGATAAAATTGAGGAATTATACGAAAAACACCGGTTAGAAACCAATCCGGAAGTAAAAAAAGCAATTTATAAACAAATAGACAGCATTTCGTTTATAGCATCGGGGTACGCTGCCCCTAACGAATACGATAAAATGGTGTCGTCTTTAGGCGCAAAAGGTACCAATGCTTTTACCAGCAGCGACCAAACCACGTATTTAAACGATATTCCGGCAAATGAACTTGAAAAATGGCTTGAATTGGAGGCCGAACGCTTTAGAATGTGCGTTTTGCGCCTTTTCCATACTGAATTAGAGGCAGTTTACGAAGAATTTAACATGAGCCAAGACCGAGACGGCAGCAAAGTTTATGAAACGATGTTGCAAGCATTGTTTCCTACGCACCCCTACCATATTTCGACTATTGGCTTAGGCGAACACCTTAAAAACCCTTCGATGACCCGTATCTATGAGTTTTTTAATAATTTTTATGTAGCCAATAATATGGCCGTAGTTTTAGCGGGCGACCTTGACCCCTCAACAACTATTCGCTTAGTGAACAAATATTTTGGCAATATGCGCGCCGGCGATGTTAAACGCCCTACGCATGCCCCTGAAAAAAACCTTGAAGCGCCAATTGTTAAGGAGGTAAATGGCACAGAAGCCGAGTATGTTCAAATTGCCTACCGTTTTGACGGCGCTGGCTCGGACGATGCCCTTAAATTGCGCTTGGTTGATGCAATTGTGCAAAATGGTAAATGCGGAATTATGGACTTGAATTTATTGCAAAAACAACAAATTTTAGACGGCGGCTGCTATTATATGGCTATGAACGATTATAGCACCTTGGTTTTTACCGGAACCCCCCGCGAAGGACAAACCTTAGAGGCAGTTAAAGACCTGCTTTTAGAACAAGTAGAACAACTAAAACAAGGTAAATTTGAAAACTGGCTGATTGATGCCTCGTTGCGCAATTTTAAACTGCGCGAAATTAAACGGATGGAAAGCAATTCGGGTAGGGTGTTTACCATGTTAGGCAGTTTTATTCAAGACAGGCCATACCAAGATATAGCCCTTGAAATAGAAAAATTAAGCAAAATTACCAAAAGTGATATAGTTAACTTAGCCAATCAAAAATTGGGCAACAACTACGTGGTAATTTACAAACGGCAAGGCGAAGACAAAAATGTAATGAAAGTTGAAAAACCACCTATTACCCAAGTAAAATTAGATAGAAGCAAACAAACCGAATTTTTAACAAACCTGATAAGCAAAAAATCGGATAGACTAAAACCGGTTTTCCTTGATTACAAAAAAGATATTAAAAAATTACGCCTTAAAAATAAAATTGAGTTAAATTATGTGCGCAACGAAATTAATCCCACATTTAACTTGTATTATATTTTAGATATGGGCGATGATAACGACAAAAAATTAGCTTTGGCTGTTGAATATTTACAATATTTAGGCACAAAAAAATACACCCCCGAGCAGCTAAAACAAGAGTTTTATAAATTAGGCTTAAGTTTTGGAGTTTCGACCTCAGAAGACCAGGTTTACGTTAGTTTATCCGGATTAGAGGAATCATTACAAGAGGGCATCAAACTATTTGAACATATTTTAGCTAATGTAAAACCCGACCAAGAGGCGTTAAACAATATGATTGATGGTATTTTAAAACAACGCGAAGATGCCAAAAAAGATAAAAACTCAATATTTAGTGCCCTATATAGTTATGGTGAATATGGCCCAAAATCGCCTCAAACTAATATATTAAGTGCTAGCGAGTTGAAAAATATTACACCTCAAGAATTAATAGACCAAATTAAAAAACTTACTTCGTACAAACACTATATTTTTTACTACGGCCAAAATACTCCGGAAAAAGTAAGCAAACTATTAGATAAATATCACAAAGTACCCAAAACCTTAAAGGCTTATCCCAAACCTATTGTTTTTAAACAACAACCAACCACAGCAACTAAGGTTTATTTTGTAAATTATGATATGGTACAAGCACAAATATTGATGTTAAGCCAGTCTCAGCCTAAGTTTAATAAAAACTCGGCGGTGTATGCACGTTTGTTTAACAACTATTTTGGAAGTGGTTTATCGTCTATAGTTTTTCAGGAAATTCGCGAAGTACGCGCCTTAGCTTACTCGGCCAGTTCAAGTTTTGGTAGCCCCGGCAAAAAAGATGAAGCTCACTATGTGAATGCTTTTATGGCTGTGCAGGCTGATAAAATGAAATCGGCAATTACTGCCATGGATAGTTTGCTGAATAATATGCCTCAAGCCGAAACCCAGTTTGAAACTGCAAAAGCAGCCGTTCAAAAACAAATTGAAACCGAACGAATAGCTAAAACGAATAAGTTTTTTAATTACCTGAATGCTAAAAAATTAGGCTTAGACTACGACTTGCGCAAAGATACTTATGCCAAAGCCCAAACCATTACCATGGCCGATATGGTTAACTTTTTTAATAGCCATATAAAAGGAAAAAAATTCACTTACGTAGTAATGGGTAATAAAAATAAATTAGATATGGACTACCTAAAATCGTTAGGCGAGTTTAAAGAAATTACCCTTGAAGAGTTGTTTGGTTATTAA